The Marinobacter sp. ANT_B65 genome has a segment encoding these proteins:
- a CDS encoding iron-containing alcohol dehydrogenase gives MTNTYYEFFCPVKVIAGKAALEHIPYELNSLSAKRPMIVTDKGVRAAGLLDPVIAACEESGLNIISIYDDVPPDSSTTVVRDIAAIYRKEKCDSIIAVGGGSAIDTGKAVNILVSEGGTDIAKYTGAGVIKHPLKPFFVIPTTAGTGSEVTSVAVITDEKKGVKLPFTSSFLLPNAAIIDPRMTLTLPPHITAATAMDAMTHAIESFTCMAKNPLSDAYATAAIKKVSNSLLQVMDNPKDTDARLELAQASTMAGIAFSNSMVGLVHSLGHATGAICHLPHGLCMSLYLPYALEFNLETIREPLGELLLHLEGPEVYAATPASRRAETSISALRNLRDALYRHCQLPRTLKETGKVTEAQLDLIAEMALDDGSIMFNPKEVSLQDARAVLQRAWA, from the coding sequence ATGACCAATACATACTATGAGTTCTTCTGCCCGGTAAAAGTTATTGCCGGCAAAGCCGCACTTGAACATATTCCCTACGAGCTCAACAGCTTGTCCGCCAAGCGTCCGATGATTGTGACGGACAAGGGCGTTCGGGCCGCCGGTCTGCTCGACCCGGTGATTGCCGCCTGCGAAGAAAGCGGCCTGAACATTATCAGTATTTACGACGATGTGCCGCCGGACTCCTCTACGACGGTGGTCCGCGATATCGCGGCTATTTACCGCAAGGAAAAGTGCGATTCCATCATTGCCGTGGGAGGTGGCTCCGCAATAGATACGGGTAAAGCCGTGAACATCCTTGTGTCGGAAGGTGGCACTGACATTGCCAAATACACAGGCGCCGGCGTGATCAAACATCCGCTAAAGCCGTTTTTTGTGATACCCACCACAGCGGGAACCGGTTCGGAAGTCACATCCGTTGCGGTAATAACCGATGAGAAAAAGGGCGTCAAACTGCCTTTTACTTCATCTTTTCTGCTGCCGAATGCGGCCATTATCGATCCACGCATGACGCTGACACTGCCGCCCCACATTACGGCGGCAACGGCAATGGATGCCATGACCCACGCCATAGAATCCTTCACCTGCATGGCGAAAAACCCCCTAAGCGACGCCTATGCCACGGCAGCCATAAAGAAGGTCAGCAACTCACTGTTGCAGGTAATGGACAATCCGAAAGATACAGATGCAAGGCTTGAACTGGCGCAGGCTTCCACCATGGCAGGTATTGCGTTTTCCAACTCCATGGTAGGACTAGTGCACTCACTTGGACACGCTACCGGCGCTATCTGCCACCTGCCCCACGGTTTGTGCATGAGCCTTTACCTGCCCTACGCGCTCGAATTCAACCTCGAAACCATACGCGAACCTCTGGGCGAGCTATTGCTGCATCTTGAAGGCCCTGAAGTGTACGCAGCCACACCTGCCAGCCGCCGTGCCGAGACCAGCATTTCTGCGCTGCGTAATCTGAGGGATGCACTGTACAGACATTGCCAGTTGCCACGAACGCTGAAAGAAACGGGAAAGGTAACCGAAGCTCAACTGGACCTGATTGCAGAAATGGCCTTGGACGACGGCTCCATTATGTTCAATCCGAAAGAAGTCTCTCTGCAAGACGCCAGGGCTGTTCTCCAGCGCGCCTGGGCCTGA
- a CDS encoding ABC transporter permease, producing the protein MAAAKKLMSVRRDWRERDVRVVLAALIIAVATVATIALFASQLQRTLVSSASSFLAADRQLEAENGRPVPESWITEATERGLETGRMVEFSTMVFGNDAFQLVSVKAVSNEYPLRGELEIQANSDGPREQVARGPAPGEVWINPRLLRLLDLSIGETLEVGSRNLKVSGLLLREPDGGFSLSALAPRVMIHVDDVASTGVIQEGSRVEYVYLFAGNEAALEDYYQWLQPQLEPSQEWESVRDGETFSRSLDRAESFLLLGGSLAVLLAAVAVAVASRQYALSQRDTVALLKTLGLGSSGIGRLYLKRLALWGVTGMAGGLMVAVPLFWLLNRLLSEALDRPVGFQLDSSALMPALLTALVSLFAFAYPPIRRLRNVPAMRVLRSQPGETGREALPDMLIAVVAVFGLVWLYAGDLSLVVALLGGLALLLGALALLGGLLVAMLRKVRGGGHSWRLALVGLYRHRRASLSQIAVFAMTLMLATTLILVRTSLLNDWQAQLPDDAPNHFLINIAPDAVDEIAGFWEDRGQPLDQLYPMVRGRLTELNGQPVKDVVSKDQRVGALNRELNLTWMSALPEDNAIVEGRWFEPGQKDGVSVEAELAGKLGLVLGDELTFTIGSDKVTETVTSIRTVQWDSMKPNFYMAFPPEGGLTGMPATWITSFYLPKDLKSALNEFSRSYPTVSVLEIDNVIERIQEIVRQVTQAIEAILALILAAALVVMAAVVSATLQDRQREGALLRTLGGRQSLLVRSTMLEFALLGGFAGILGVAAAEAAVWALQFRMFEGAFSWHWQVVLPIPVISAVVLALFGRWQLRPVLSVSPMLLLRRLE; encoded by the coding sequence ATGGCTGCTGCAAAAAAACTTATGTCTGTGCGCCGCGACTGGCGGGAGCGGGACGTGCGTGTGGTACTTGCAGCATTGATCATTGCTGTTGCGACTGTTGCCACCATCGCTCTGTTTGCCAGCCAGTTGCAAAGAACTCTGGTGTCTTCTGCCAGTTCATTTCTGGCCGCAGACCGGCAGCTGGAGGCGGAGAACGGGCGCCCGGTGCCTGAGTCCTGGATTACCGAAGCAACGGAGCGTGGGCTTGAAACCGGTCGCATGGTTGAGTTTTCAACCATGGTGTTTGGTAACGATGCTTTTCAGCTTGTTTCCGTTAAGGCTGTCAGCAACGAATATCCTTTGCGTGGTGAACTCGAAATACAGGCAAATTCCGACGGCCCTCGGGAGCAGGTGGCACGGGGTCCGGCTCCGGGCGAAGTCTGGATAAATCCCAGGTTGTTGCGGTTACTGGATCTCAGCATTGGTGAAACTCTGGAAGTGGGTAGCAGGAATCTGAAGGTATCGGGTTTGCTGCTAAGGGAGCCGGATGGAGGCTTCAGCCTATCTGCACTTGCGCCCCGCGTAATGATTCACGTCGACGATGTAGCCTCCACCGGCGTCATTCAGGAGGGCAGCCGGGTTGAGTATGTCTATCTTTTTGCGGGAAATGAGGCAGCGCTTGAGGATTACTATCAGTGGCTGCAGCCGCAGCTTGAGCCCAGTCAGGAATGGGAAAGCGTCCGCGATGGAGAAACCTTTTCACGTTCGCTGGACCGGGCTGAGAGCTTTCTGTTGCTGGGCGGTAGTCTGGCGGTGTTACTGGCCGCCGTGGCAGTAGCCGTTGCCAGTCGGCAATATGCGTTGTCGCAGCGCGACACAGTCGCACTGCTTAAGACTCTGGGGCTTGGCAGCTCGGGAATCGGCAGACTATACCTGAAAAGGCTCGCACTCTGGGGTGTGACCGGCATGGCCGGAGGTCTGATGGTCGCCGTTCCCTTGTTCTGGTTGCTCAACCGGCTGCTGAGTGAGGCACTGGACAGGCCGGTAGGGTTCCAGCTGGATTCCTCTGCACTCATGCCGGCACTCCTTACAGCTCTGGTTTCTTTGTTTGCGTTTGCCTATCCCCCCATCCGGCGCCTCCGAAATGTTCCGGCAATGCGCGTGTTGCGCAGCCAGCCGGGCGAGACAGGCCGGGAAGCCCTGCCGGATATGTTGATTGCGGTTGTGGCGGTGTTTGGCCTGGTGTGGCTCTACGCGGGTGATCTGTCTTTGGTAGTTGCCCTGCTGGGAGGCCTTGCGCTGTTGCTCGGCGCCCTGGCCCTGTTGGGCGGGCTATTGGTTGCCATGCTCCGGAAGGTTCGAGGCGGCGGGCACTCCTGGCGTCTTGCGCTGGTAGGGCTGTATAGACATCGCCGTGCCAGCCTGTCGCAGATTGCAGTTTTTGCCATGACGCTGATGCTGGCAACGACCCTCATTCTTGTACGCACGTCTTTACTGAATGACTGGCAGGCCCAGCTTCCTGACGATGCACCAAACCATTTCCTGATCAACATTGCCCCGGATGCAGTAGATGAGATTGCCGGCTTCTGGGAAGATCGTGGTCAACCTCTGGATCAGCTCTATCCCATGGTGCGCGGTCGCCTCACAGAACTGAATGGCCAGCCGGTAAAAGACGTAGTGAGTAAAGATCAGCGGGTAGGTGCCCTTAACCGGGAACTGAACCTGACCTGGATGTCTGCTCTTCCGGAAGATAACGCTATTGTTGAAGGTCGCTGGTTTGAACCCGGTCAGAAAGATGGCGTATCCGTGGAAGCTGAGCTGGCGGGCAAGCTTGGCCTGGTGTTGGGTGATGAACTGACGTTTACCATAGGTTCTGACAAAGTTACCGAAACGGTCACGAGTATCCGCACGGTTCAGTGGGACAGTATGAAGCCCAACTTCTACATGGCATTCCCTCCGGAAGGTGGTCTTACTGGCATGCCAGCGACCTGGATTACCAGTTTCTACCTGCCGAAAGACCTCAAAAGTGCCTTGAATGAATTTTCCCGGAGTTATCCGACCGTTTCTGTGCTTGAAATCGATAACGTGATTGAGCGTATACAGGAGATTGTCCGCCAGGTTACCCAGGCCATTGAGGCGATTCTTGCGCTGATACTGGCAGCGGCGCTGGTGGTGATGGCAGCGGTTGTCAGTGCAACACTTCAGGATCGCCAGAGGGAAGGCGCGCTTCTGCGTACACTGGGTGGTCGCCAGAGCCTGCTGGTCCGAAGCACCATGCTGGAGTTTGCGCTGCTTGGTGGTTTCGCTGGAATTCTTGGGGTGGCAGCGGCCGAGGCTGCTGTGTGGGCTTTGCAGTTCCGGATGTTTGAAGGAGCGTTTAGCTGGCACTGGCAGGTGGTGTTACCGATTCCTGTTATCAGTGCAGTTGTGCTGGCATTATTCGGACGTTGGCAGCTCAGGCCGGTGCTGAGCGTTTCGCCAATGCTTTTGCTGCGGAGGCTTGAGTAA
- a CDS encoding ABC transporter ATP-binding protein yields the protein MQMTNPDSQRPMLRVENLTHSVSLETDTLTILKGVSLEINRGESVAIVGRSGSGKTTLLGLLAGLDTPTEGSVELDGSIISRLCEDERARLRAHRVGFVFQSFQLLPALTALENVMLPLELAGMDAPGKRARELLQRVGLGERLTHTPRQLSGGEQQRVAIARAFASDPVILFADEPTGNLDNRTGQEISDLLMALNQEQGTTLVMVTHDEQLAARCARQFHIEAGELTEPVAEMEIAD from the coding sequence ATGCAGATGACAAACCCCGATAGCCAACGCCCGATGCTGCGTGTTGAAAACCTGACCCACAGTGTCAGCCTGGAAACAGATACGTTGACGATCTTGAAGGGGGTCAGCCTCGAAATCAATCGGGGAGAATCCGTAGCCATTGTAGGTCGCTCCGGTTCCGGTAAAACCACTCTGCTTGGTTTGCTTGCCGGCCTGGACACTCCGACTGAGGGTAGTGTTGAGCTCGACGGTTCGATCATCAGCCGGCTTTGTGAAGATGAACGGGCCAGATTGCGGGCTCATCGTGTGGGATTTGTATTCCAGTCGTTTCAGCTGTTGCCTGCGCTGACTGCGCTGGAAAATGTGATGCTGCCGCTGGAACTTGCGGGTATGGATGCGCCCGGGAAGCGTGCCCGTGAACTTCTTCAGCGTGTAGGGCTGGGCGAACGCCTTACTCACACGCCCCGACAGCTTTCCGGTGGAGAGCAGCAGCGGGTTGCCATTGCCCGGGCGTTCGCTTCCGATCCGGTCATTCTGTTCGCAGACGAACCTACCGGGAATCTGGATAACCGTACAGGCCAGGAAATCTCTGATTTGCTGATGGCTCTGAATCAGGAGCAGGGCACTACGCTGGTTATGGTCACCCATGATGAGCAGCTGGCGGCGCGCTGTGCCCGGCAGTTCCATATTGAAGCGGGTGAGTTGACTGAGCCGGTTGCCGAAATGGAGATTGCTGACTGA
- a CDS encoding arylesterase → MHRVLLYVRSIAFLLLTCVAVPVMASQQTLLVVGDSLSAAYGVPSETAWVQLLRERLQGNGLSNWNVVNASISGETTDGGARRLPELLEKNNPSVVIIELGGNDGLRGFPPSVIKSNLASMVESVQNSGARAILVGMQIPPNYGQRYTQMFADIFPTLSDSYNTALVPFFLDGIYDKQNLMQGDGIHPTAEAQPKLLENVWPVLRDLLE, encoded by the coding sequence ATGCATAGGGTGTTGCTGTACGTCAGATCAATCGCATTTCTGTTGCTTACATGCGTTGCCGTGCCTGTTATGGCCAGCCAGCAAACGCTTCTGGTTGTGGGCGACAGCCTCAGCGCAGCCTATGGCGTACCCTCAGAGACAGCCTGGGTACAACTCCTGCGTGAACGCTTGCAAGGCAACGGGCTGAGCAACTGGAACGTGGTAAATGCCAGCATCAGCGGCGAAACCACAGATGGCGGTGCCCGCCGTTTGCCCGAGTTGCTTGAGAAGAATAACCCCTCCGTGGTGATTATCGAACTGGGCGGAAATGACGGCCTCAGAGGTTTCCCACCCAGCGTGATCAAATCCAACCTCGCATCGATGGTTGAAAGCGTTCAGAACTCCGGTGCCCGCGCCATTCTGGTCGGTATGCAGATACCTCCGAACTACGGTCAACGATACACTCAAATGTTTGCCGACATCTTTCCAACGCTGTCAGACAGTTATAACACCGCTCTGGTTCCCTTCTTTCTGGACGGAATATACGACAAGCAGAATCTGATGCAGGGCGATGGTATTCATCCAACCGCAGAAGCCCAGCCCAAGCTGCTTGAGAACGTATGGCCGGTGCTCAGGGATTTACTTGAGTAA
- a CDS encoding YheT family hydrolase: MWPSLFRKVRLAGPVSEVLTTADNDELHLDWHRQGSDRLAIISHGLEGHSRRPYVLGLARALLAEGWDVLAWNFRSCGGVMNRQPRFYHSGATDDLRLVVDHGLAQGYQTVFLSGFSMGGNLTLLYLGEQGEHVDSRVCGAVTYSVPCDLAGSADMLALPSRKIYMQRFLKDLRVKMGEKAQKFPDLIDVSGFDEIRNFHEFDDRYTAPLHGFRDAEDYWAQCSALGRLKDIRVPALMVNAADDPFLSPECFPESPSVLGAHVRLEAPKWGGHVGFVAHGSGGYYWSERRALAFLQGVAPLLK, encoded by the coding sequence GTGTGGCCCTCGCTTTTTCGCAAAGTCCGGTTGGCAGGCCCTGTATCGGAGGTACTTACAACCGCCGACAATGATGAGTTGCATCTGGACTGGCACCGGCAGGGTAGTGATCGCCTTGCGATCATCTCACACGGTCTCGAAGGGCACAGCCGCCGCCCATATGTACTGGGGCTGGCGCGGGCATTACTGGCTGAAGGCTGGGATGTGCTGGCCTGGAACTTTCGTTCCTGTGGTGGTGTGATGAACCGGCAACCGAGGTTTTATCATAGCGGGGCTACTGACGATCTGCGCCTGGTGGTTGATCATGGTTTGGCTCAGGGCTACCAGACGGTGTTTCTGTCTGGTTTCAGTATGGGGGGTAATCTCACGCTTCTGTATCTTGGAGAGCAGGGTGAGCACGTTGACAGCCGGGTCTGCGGCGCAGTGACCTATTCAGTACCCTGTGACCTCGCGGGCAGTGCAGACATGCTGGCGCTGCCCAGCCGGAAAATCTATATGCAGCGGTTCCTGAAGGACCTTCGTGTAAAAATGGGGGAAAAAGCGCAAAAATTCCCCGACCTCATTGATGTTTCCGGTTTTGACGAAATTCGGAACTTCCACGAATTTGATGATCGTTATACCGCCCCACTGCATGGATTCCGGGATGCAGAAGATTACTGGGCCCAATGTTCCGCATTGGGCCGGCTAAAGGATATCCGGGTTCCGGCACTTATGGTTAATGCTGCAGACGATCCGTTTTTGTCGCCGGAGTGTTTCCCCGAGTCGCCTTCTGTACTTGGTGCGCATGTGCGTCTGGAAGCGCCGAAGTGGGGCGGCCATGTGGGTTTTGTGGCGCATGGTTCTGGAGGATATTACTGGTCTGAGCGCCGGGCTCTCGCCTTTCTGCAGGGTGTGGCGCCTTTACTCAAGTAA
- a CDS encoding M18 family aminopeptidase: MEHAEFNKDLLKFLNASPTPWHAVETMKKQLDAAGFEELDEKDDWSLELNHSYYVVRNGSSIVAFRTGSRDVSVSGLRMVGAHTDSPCLKVKPNPELRRKGFFQLGVEVYGGVLMNPWFDRDLSLAGRVTFLDAHNKVSDTLVDFHKPVAFIPSLAIHLDREANSGRTVNPQTDLPPVMMQVQEGDATSFNELLSQQLADESGIKVRKILGYELSFYDAQDAGFVGLRDEFIASARLDNLLSCYIGLQALINASGDEPALLVCNDHEEVGSVSSEGAQGPFLTAVLDRWCGAGKAKAIARSMMISADNAHGVHPNYMDKHDENHGPILNKGPVIKVNHNQRYATNSRSAAVYRHISDELGLPHQTFVVRSDMGCGSTIGPLTAANIGVTTLDIGVPQFGMHSIRELIGTEDGFTLFQVLTGFMQCEQVF, encoded by the coding sequence ATGGAACACGCTGAATTCAACAAAGATTTGCTGAAGTTTCTGAATGCATCACCCACGCCCTGGCATGCCGTGGAAACAATGAAAAAACAGCTGGATGCAGCCGGCTTCGAAGAACTGGATGAAAAAGACGACTGGTCTCTTGAGCTGAACCACAGTTATTACGTCGTTCGCAATGGCTCCTCGATTGTCGCTTTCCGCACGGGGTCCCGGGATGTCTCGGTATCTGGGCTCCGCATGGTGGGTGCCCATACCGACAGCCCTTGCCTGAAGGTAAAACCTAACCCGGAGTTGCGCCGTAAAGGCTTTTTCCAGCTCGGTGTTGAGGTTTATGGTGGTGTTCTGATGAACCCCTGGTTTGACCGGGACCTTTCCCTGGCAGGCAGAGTGACGTTTCTTGATGCTCATAACAAGGTCAGTGACACTCTGGTGGATTTCCATAAACCCGTGGCGTTTATTCCCAGCCTTGCAATCCATCTGGACAGGGAAGCCAACAGCGGCCGGACAGTGAATCCACAGACAGACCTTCCGCCCGTGATGATGCAGGTACAGGAAGGCGATGCGACCAGTTTTAATGAACTTCTGAGCCAGCAACTTGCTGATGAGTCGGGCATCAAAGTACGTAAAATCCTTGGTTATGAGCTGAGCTTCTACGACGCGCAGGACGCGGGGTTCGTAGGTCTTCGTGATGAGTTTATTGCATCCGCCCGGCTGGATAACCTGCTGAGCTGTTACATCGGCTTGCAGGCGCTGATTAATGCCTCCGGCGATGAGCCAGCTCTGCTGGTGTGTAATGATCACGAGGAAGTGGGTAGCGTGTCTTCTGAGGGCGCTCAGGGGCCATTTCTCACCGCAGTTCTTGATCGCTGGTGTGGCGCTGGCAAAGCAAAAGCCATTGCCCGCTCCATGATGATCTCGGCAGACAACGCCCATGGTGTACATCCGAACTACATGGACAAGCATGATGAAAACCATGGCCCCATTCTTAACAAGGGCCCGGTCATCAAAGTGAACCATAACCAGCGTTACGCTACCAATAGCCGGTCAGCCGCTGTTTACCGCCACATCAGTGACGAACTGGGCTTGCCGCATCAGACCTTTGTGGTGCGCAGTGATATGGGGTGCGGCAGCACGATCGGGCCGCTGACAGCGGCGAACATTGGAGTGACAACACTGGATATCGGCGTGCCGCAGTTTGGCATGCACTCCATCCGTGAACTGATTGGTACCGAGGATGGCTTCACGCTATTTCAGGTGCTGACCGGATTCATGCAGTGTGAGCAGGTGTTCTGA
- the rlmKL gene encoding bifunctional 23S rRNA (guanine(2069)-N(7))-methyltransferase RlmK/23S rRNA (guanine(2445)-N(2))-methyltransferase RlmL, producing MSKSVFFVTCPKGVEYLLADELSTLGLALVRNAPAGAWVEGPLEAGYRACLWSRLANRVILHVDEVSATNADELYDGVVHLDWQKHIPVDGSFRVNFIGENEEIRNTQFGAQRVKDGIVDRFTMSGGKRPAVEAKMPDVTISARLHRGRLALGIDISGHSLHQRGYRTEQGLAPLKENLAAALLLRAGWPEIAAAGGDFVDPMCGSGTLVIEAAMMALDIAPGRRQERFGFEKWLGHQPETWLSLRQDAERRAYEGKQGRMPKFLGFDQDSRVIATARNNAQRAGLDNLIEFHVQPIEELALADDRAETGLVLVNPPYGERLSDRKALAGLYESLGDAVKKAASGWRLGVFTGAPEFGKSIGLRSYKQYKLFNGKLPAQLLLFMVDEASVRTPREPSAPGEVLPRIANEERAAMLRNRLKKNMKTIGQWARKQQISCYRLYDADMPEYALAIDIYEGWVHVQEYAAPKSIDERSARDRLAEALAVIPEALGIERERMICKQRQRQVGTSQYEKQDVSGEFFQVQEHGCTLKVNLKDYLDTGLFLDHRPVRHWIQQHAQGKRFLNLFCYTGAATVHAVVGGASRSLSLDLSKTYTGWAEDNLALNRADPRKHKVEATDCLAWLAAKPRPDQVYDLIFMDPPTFSNSARMAGVLDIQKDHAKLIRQAMVRLSSDGLLIFSTNFRRFKLDDELASEFEVEEVSASTLDKDFQRNARIHRCWHIRQCA from the coding sequence TTGTCCAAATCTGTCTTTTTTGTAACCTGCCCAAAGGGTGTTGAATACCTTCTGGCGGACGAGCTCAGCACACTGGGCCTTGCGCTGGTGAGAAATGCACCTGCGGGTGCGTGGGTAGAAGGTCCGCTTGAAGCCGGTTACCGGGCTTGTCTCTGGTCGCGTCTGGCAAACCGGGTGATTCTTCATGTAGACGAGGTTTCTGCTACTAATGCGGACGAACTCTACGATGGGGTTGTTCATCTTGACTGGCAGAAGCATATTCCCGTGGATGGCAGCTTCCGTGTCAATTTTATTGGTGAAAATGAAGAAATCCGCAATACCCAGTTTGGAGCCCAGCGAGTAAAAGACGGCATCGTGGATCGCTTTACCATGAGTGGTGGGAAACGCCCCGCAGTGGAAGCAAAAATGCCGGACGTAACTATATCGGCGCGACTGCATCGTGGCCGCCTGGCACTGGGTATCGATATCAGTGGTCACAGCCTGCATCAACGTGGCTATCGCACAGAGCAGGGCCTGGCGCCATTGAAGGAAAACCTTGCAGCCGCATTGCTTTTGCGTGCTGGCTGGCCTGAAATTGCAGCCGCTGGCGGCGACTTCGTCGATCCCATGTGTGGTTCGGGTACTCTGGTTATCGAAGCCGCGATGATGGCTCTGGATATAGCTCCCGGTCGCCGGCAGGAGCGTTTTGGTTTTGAGAAATGGCTGGGGCACCAGCCTGAGACCTGGCTATCCCTGCGTCAGGATGCGGAAAGACGTGCATACGAGGGTAAGCAGGGCAGAATGCCGAAATTTCTGGGTTTCGATCAGGACAGTCGTGTTATAGCGACTGCGCGCAACAACGCACAGCGTGCGGGTCTTGATAATCTGATCGAGTTCCATGTACAGCCAATTGAAGAGCTTGCACTGGCAGACGACCGCGCGGAAACCGGTCTGGTTCTGGTAAACCCTCCCTACGGTGAACGGCTGAGTGACAGGAAAGCGCTTGCGGGCCTGTACGAATCGCTTGGCGATGCTGTGAAAAAGGCCGCATCAGGCTGGCGGCTCGGTGTGTTTACTGGTGCTCCGGAGTTCGGCAAGTCCATTGGTCTGCGCAGTTATAAGCAATACAAGCTGTTTAACGGCAAGCTGCCTGCGCAGCTTCTGTTGTTTATGGTGGATGAAGCCAGTGTACGTACTCCCCGGGAACCGTCAGCGCCAGGTGAAGTTCTGCCCCGGATTGCCAATGAGGAGCGCGCAGCCATGCTGCGCAACCGGCTGAAGAAAAACATGAAAACCATTGGGCAGTGGGCACGGAAGCAGCAAATAAGCTGCTACCGGCTGTACGATGCGGATATGCCCGAATATGCGTTGGCGATTGATATCTATGAAGGCTGGGTGCATGTGCAGGAATACGCCGCTCCCAAATCGATTGACGAGCGTTCCGCCCGGGATCGCCTGGCAGAAGCATTGGCTGTTATTCCGGAAGCTCTCGGCATTGAGCGTGAGCGGATGATCTGCAAGCAGCGCCAGCGCCAGGTGGGCACCAGTCAGTACGAAAAACAGGATGTCAGCGGTGAGTTTTTTCAGGTACAGGAACACGGTTGCACCTTGAAGGTAAATCTCAAGGACTATCTGGATACCGGGCTGTTTCTCGACCACCGTCCTGTGCGGCACTGGATTCAGCAGCACGCTCAAGGCAAGCGTTTCCTGAATCTGTTCTGTTATACCGGTGCGGCGACGGTTCACGCGGTTGTTGGTGGTGCCAGCCGCTCCTTAAGCCTGGATCTGTCGAAAACCTACACTGGATGGGCTGAGGATAATCTTGCGCTTAACCGGGCTGACCCTCGTAAACACAAGGTAGAGGCTACGGATTGCCTGGCATGGCTGGCAGCAAAACCAAGGCCTGATCAGGTTTACGACCTGATTTTTATGGATCCGCCAACGTTTTCCAATTCTGCCCGTATGGCAGGGGTTCTGGATATACAGAAAGATCACGCGAAGCTGATCCGGCAGGCAATGGTCAGGCTGAGCTCAGACGGCCTGCTGATTTTTTCCACCAACTTCCGCCGCTTCAAACTTGATGATGAGCTGGCTTCAGAATTTGAGGTTGAGGAAGTGAGTGCAAGCACCCTGGACAAGGATTTTCAGCGCAACGCGCGAATTCACCGGTGCTGGCACATACGGCAGTGCGCATAG
- the rmf gene encoding ribosome modulation factor: MKRQKRDMYARAFKRGYLAGVSGKSKDSCPLEQVEVRQEWLNGWREGRTDQWDGMTGVSGIHKLANVTTA; the protein is encoded by the coding sequence ATGAAAAGACAGAAAAGAGACATGTATGCTCGTGCATTCAAGCGGGGTTACCTCGCTGGCGTGTCCGGAAAATCCAAAGACAGCTGCCCACTCGAGCAGGTAGAAGTTCGCCAGGAATGGTTGAACGGGTGGCGTGAAGGCCGCACAGATCAATGGGATGGCATGACCGGCGTCTCCGGTATTCATAAACTGGCGAATGTCACCACTGCGTGA
- a CDS encoding quinone-dependent dihydroorotate dehydrogenase has translation MYCVLRNLLFRLSPEHAHSVALNGLDIAHRLGVLGAFAPKTESLPVKVMGLEFPNPVGLAAGLDKNADHVDALGALGFGFIEVGTVTPLAQPGNPRPRMFRLPEHQAIINRMGFNNEGLAHMLERVDRRRYQGILGINVGKNKNTPNEESESDYRKGISAVYTRADYITVNVSSPNTPGLRDLQFGDSLKGLLDAIKDEQLKCQSQFGRYVPMAVKIAPDMDDEGIRFVASALKEAGLDGVVATNTTISRDAVAGHVHAEEAGGLSGAPVREASLRVIQGLYAELGDDLPIIGVGGITDGESAAEKILAGARLVQIYTGFIYRGPELISEAIDAIRKIR, from the coding sequence ATGTATTGCGTTCTTCGCAACCTGCTTTTCCGGTTATCACCTGAACATGCCCACTCCGTTGCATTAAACGGACTTGATATTGCGCATCGTCTGGGGGTGCTGGGTGCTTTTGCACCGAAAACAGAATCTCTGCCAGTGAAGGTTATGGGTCTGGAATTTCCTAACCCGGTGGGGCTTGCTGCAGGTCTGGATAAGAACGCAGATCATGTAGATGCTCTTGGCGCACTAGGATTCGGGTTTATAGAGGTCGGAACCGTTACGCCGCTGGCTCAGCCCGGCAATCCCAGGCCCCGTATGTTCCGGTTACCGGAGCATCAGGCCATTATTAATCGTATGGGTTTTAACAATGAAGGGCTGGCCCACATGCTGGAGCGTGTGGACAGGCGCAGGTATCAGGGAATTCTCGGCATTAATGTTGGCAAGAATAAAAACACGCCCAATGAAGAGTCTGAGTCGGATTACCGAAAAGGTATTTCTGCCGTATATACCCGAGCTGACTATATTACAGTAAACGTTTCCTCCCCCAATACCCCTGGTCTGAGAGATCTTCAGTTTGGTGACTCCCTGAAAGGCCTGCTTGACGCCATCAAGGATGAGCAGCTGAAATGCCAGAGTCAGTTTGGCCGCTACGTACCTATGGCTGTCAAGATTGCTCCGGATATGGATGATGAGGGCATTCGATTTGTCGCGTCAGCGTTGAAAGAAGCCGGCCTGGATGGCGTTGTTGCCACGAACACCACCATAAGCCGTGATGCTGTTGCTGGCCATGTTCATGCAGAAGAGGCGGGCGGGCTCAGTGGTGCGCCGGTTCGTGAAGCGTCCCTGCGGGTAATCCAGGGGTTGTATGCAGAACTTGGTGACGATCTGCCTATTATCGGTGTGGGCGGTATTACCGATGGGGAGAGTGCGGCTGAAAAGATCCTTGCGGGCGCCAGGCTGGTTCAGATTTATACTGGCTTTATTTATCGTGGGCCGGAGCTGATCAGCGAAGCTATAGATGCAATCCGAAAGATCAGGTAG